From one Lysinibacillus sp. G4S2 genomic stretch:
- a CDS encoding oligosaccharide flippase family protein yields MKEIKIAAVLSYITIGCTIISSIIFTPIIISKLGQEEYGLYSLMIVLVGYLSILDLGLGNAIVRYISRNRATDDKALEASLNGFFLKLFIGIGFITLFIGFLLFSQVDVIFGKSLTVEQLDKAKIMGYIMTISLAAQFPLSVFSSILQAYEKFIFIKLTALLQVIIQPLTMLFFLLQGTNAVTLIYIVAIYNALFLLIDALFCLKVLAIKFTFKMNNRAFIKEIFVYAIFIFITVIVDKIYWQTDQILLGILKGTEDVAIYAVAIQIVLIFMSLALAISGLFLPRISILVTQEDGLVHINKLFIKVGSMQFLVVGYILGGFFLFGKEFLTLWLGKDFIAVYYIVLIIMMPFIIDLIQNMGLSVLKAKNLFKFRTILLISVAVGNIFISIPAIYYYGKIGTAIVTACSLFIGNVVIMNIYYHKKIKLDIYSFWKAIGRLAIPFGLSISLIKLLWLVTNPTITWFSIVLYIFFYSVIVGVSLLCIGLKKETRKRWLEQLKVTTLNKGGAKFWNPKS; encoded by the coding sequence ATGAAAGAAATTAAAATTGCAGCAGTTCTTTCATATATAACAATCGGTTGTACGATTATTTCTTCCATAATATTTACGCCGATAATCATCTCGAAACTTGGTCAAGAAGAGTACGGTTTATATTCACTTATGATTGTACTTGTTGGTTACCTTTCCATTTTAGATCTAGGGTTAGGCAACGCCATTGTGCGCTATATTTCTAGAAACAGAGCGACGGATGATAAAGCGTTAGAAGCGTCGTTAAATGGTTTTTTTCTAAAACTATTTATAGGCATTGGCTTCATTACATTATTTATTGGCTTTCTTTTATTTTCACAAGTGGACGTTATTTTTGGAAAAAGCCTGACTGTTGAGCAGCTAGATAAAGCCAAGATAATGGGCTATATTATGACAATAAGCTTGGCTGCGCAATTTCCACTAAGCGTATTTTCCTCCATATTACAAGCTTATGAAAAATTTATTTTTATTAAATTAACAGCATTACTACAGGTCATCATACAGCCTCTAACGATGTTGTTTTTTCTTTTACAGGGTACAAATGCTGTTACATTGATTTATATTGTAGCCATCTACAATGCGCTTTTTTTACTAATTGATGCGCTATTTTGTCTGAAAGTATTAGCTATTAAATTTACGTTTAAAATGAATAATCGAGCATTTATAAAGGAAATCTTTGTCTATGCCATTTTTATTTTTATTACGGTTATTGTCGATAAAATTTATTGGCAAACGGATCAAATTCTTTTAGGTATATTAAAAGGAACTGAAGATGTGGCAATTTATGCAGTTGCTATTCAAATTGTCTTAATTTTTATGTCACTGGCATTGGCGATTAGCGGTTTATTTTTGCCTCGAATCTCTATATTAGTGACACAAGAAGATGGGTTAGTGCACATTAATAAATTATTTATAAAAGTAGGATCCATGCAGTTTTTAGTAGTTGGCTATATTTTGGGAGGCTTTTTTCTTTTTGGAAAAGAATTTTTAACGCTATGGTTAGGAAAAGATTTTATAGCCGTTTATTATATTGTGTTAATTATTATGATGCCTTTCATAATTGATCTCATACAAAATATGGGATTAAGTGTGTTAAAGGCGAAAAATTTGTTTAAATTTAGAACGATTCTATTAATAAGTGTAGCGGTAGGAAATATTTTTATTTCGATTCCTGCTATTTATTATTATGGAAAAATTGGTACAGCGATTGTCACAGCGTGTTCTTTGTTTATTGGGAATGTAGTAATCATGAATATTTATTATCATAAGAAAATAAAATTAGATATTTATAGCTTTTGGAAGGCGATAGGAAGATTAGCTATTCCCTTTGGACTTTCCATCAGTCTTATAAAGCTTTTGTGGCTAGTGACAAATCCGACAATTACTTGGTTTTCAATCGTTCTATATATTTTTTTCTATAGTGTAATTGTAGGCGTTAGCCTTTTATGTATAGGCTTGAAAAAAGAAACGAGAAAAAGGTGGCTTGAGCAGCTAAAAGTCACTACTTTAAATAAGGGAGGTGCAAAATTTTGGAACCCCAAATCTTAG